A region from the Beduinella massiliensis genome encodes:
- a CDS encoding YjjG family noncanonical pyrimidine nucleotidase: protein MKKYGVLLCDADDTIFDFGRAEVAAFREAMRSFDLPQDDAWLLRYSEINKALWKAFERGEVTQPVLRVKRFEQLLYEMRASRDAKALSYAYSEALGRCPATLAGAEEAVERWSRRVPVVIVTNGVAAVQRGRMERSPVRHCIRGMVISEEVGAAKPDPKMIEEALRMVGCSDKSSALMLGDSLTSDIAGAANAGVDSCWFNPQGKENATAIRPTYEVRSLCQVDSLLG, encoded by the coding sequence ATGAAAAAATACGGCGTGCTGCTTTGCGACGCGGACGATACGATTTTTGATTTCGGCAGGGCGGAAGTCGCCGCCTTTCGGGAAGCGATGCGCTCCTTTGACTTGCCGCAGGACGATGCGTGGCTCCTGCGCTATAGCGAGATCAACAAGGCGCTGTGGAAGGCCTTTGAGCGCGGAGAGGTGACGCAGCCTGTGCTCCGCGTGAAACGCTTTGAGCAGCTGCTTTACGAGATGCGGGCTTCCCGCGACGCAAAAGCGCTGAGCTATGCGTACTCGGAGGCGCTGGGGCGTTGTCCGGCGACGCTTGCGGGCGCAGAAGAGGCTGTCGAGCGATGGAGCCGCCGGGTGCCGGTCGTCATCGTCACCAACGGCGTCGCTGCGGTGCAGCGCGGGCGCATGGAGCGTTCGCCCGTGCGCCATTGCATCCGGGGAATGGTGATTTCCGAAGAGGTCGGCGCGGCGAAGCCCGACCCCAAGATGATCGAGGAAGCGCTTCGCATGGTGGGCTGCAGCGATAAGTCGAGCGCGCTGATGCTGGGCGACTCGCTTACGTCGGACATCGCGGGCGCGGCTAATGCGGGGGTGGATAGCTGCTGGTTCAACCCGCAAGGTAAAGAAAACGCGACCGCCATCAGGCCGACCTATGAAGTGCGTTCGCTTTGTCAGGTGGACAGCCTTCTGGGATAA